The proteins below come from a single Rosa rugosa chromosome 2, drRosRugo1.1, whole genome shotgun sequence genomic window:
- the LOC133730448 gene encoding putative pentatricopeptide repeat-containing protein At1g12700, mitochondrial → MGFSLSVLGHFFKSEFEPNVTTLINGDRVAEATQIFRKMMEGGTCKPDVVTFGTLIKGLCIKGNNGGAIQLLRRMELSPDCKPNLVACNTVIDSLCKDTLIADAFNLFSEMTIAPDVITYTSLIHGVCSLGQWKQAMRLLNEMVNEKIFPNVHTFTVLVDTLCKEGMVLEAKSVIEMMIQRDIEPDTVTYTALMDGYCLRGEMGEARQVFDLMEMSRKGLFPDLVTCAVLLDGLCKNRQLGMAIELLREMEGKKLHPDIVIYNILMDYFIKAGKVEAARDLFCSLSSKGLHPSVKTYTTMISGFCYDGRISEAETLLREMEERGCSPNDVTYNTFIRGLINNNETSRAMGLIHQMVQGVSLQMHQQWK, encoded by the exons ATGGGGTTCAGTTTGTCTGTCTTGGGTCACTTCTTCAAGTCTGAATTTGAACCAAATGTCACCACTTTGATCAATGGCGATAGAGTTGCCGAGGCTAcacaaattttcagaaaaatgaTGGAGGGAGGTACTTGTAAGCCCGATGTGGTTACTTTCGGCACATTGATAAAGGGCTTGTGCATCAAGGGCAACAATGGTGGAGCTATTCAACTGCTCAGGAGGATGGAACTATCTCCAGATTGTAAGCCTAATTTAGTTGCTTGTAACACCGTCATTGACAGCCTTTGTAAGGATACACTAATTGCTGATGCCTTCAATCTCTTCTCGGAAATGACTATTGCCCCTGACGTCATTACATATACGTCCTTGATTCATGGAGTTTGCAGCTTAGGCCAGTGGAAACAAGCTATGAGGTTGTTAAATGAAATGGTCAATGAAAAGATATTTCCAAATGTGCACACCTTCACCGTCTTGGTAGATACACTTTGTAAGGAGGGGATGGTCTTGGAAGCGAAAAGCGTGATTGAAATGATGATTCAAAGAGATATTGAACCTGATACAGTTACATACACTGCACTTATGGATGGATACTGTTTGAGAGGTGAAATGGGGGAGGCAAGACAAGTCTTCGATCTAATG GAAATGTCTCGTAAGGGATTGTTTCCAGATCTTGTGACTTGTGCTGTTTTACTGGATGGCCTTTGTAAAAACCGACAACTTGGTATGGCAATAGAGTTGCTTAGAGAGATGGAAGGCAAGAAATTGCATCCAGATATTGTAATTTACAATATTCTCATGGATTATTTTATCAAAGCTGGAAAAGTTGAAGCTGCAAGGGATCTATTTTGCTCTTTATCATCAAAAGGTCTTCATCCTAGTGTTAAGACATATACTACAATGATTAGTGGATTTTGTTACGATGGCCGAATTAGTGAAGCAGAAACATTGCTTAgagaaatggaagagagaggCTGTTCTCCAAATGATGTTACCTACAACACATTTATCCGAGGGCTTATCAATAACAATGAGACATCAAGGGCGATGGGTCTTATTCATCAAATGGTGCAGGGGGTTTCTCTGCAGATGCATCAACAATGGAAGTGA